TTTTTAGATGTATTTGGTTACATCCCTGAAAAGGTATATGGTGTGACTAAAGGAGTATAAATCTATTTGATGtttgataaataaatagaaataatGATCGAATGTACCGGGACGTTATTGCGTCCATATTCACTTAGATGTGACACACACGATTCTGTGCCAGCTtctattattaataaattattggacaCACTTTCATATTCACACGCATTGGAAAATGTCTTACTCCCTGTTATAAAATggattattaaataaattatttgaatgtGTAAATGTGTTACAAGTGAAATAAATATCCCTCTTTAGTGTAAATTTAAATTGATTAAAAGAAGTTAattattgattaaaaaatgtcaatgaTAATATTGGTAGAATTGGAGTTAAGTAAATTGTGAACACCCGAAATCGAGCAATTGTGCatgatttatatttaattaaggTCCTCATTTTATAATTACTTCCAAGCTATGAATCAGTCTTTACTCTTCGATGTGGGAGACATAATATTCCTATACACATGCTAATTTTGCTCTCATTTAGTTAAGATGTGTTTTTActctttattctttttaaattgaaacCTGGCTTACGTTTAGAtaacaatttttatttataaaaaatatgctCATAACTAGAAAACAAAATCTTCTTACATCTTTTTTTAGTAAAGTTTTAGGtacttaaattattattataaaccCAATTTATTCGtgtttaataatataattgttatAAATCAAttcattttaataattaatgtaTACTAGTAGtagatttaattatatttattattcactaaatattagtaataatttttttacaattttattttatcattcacTTAATGTTATTATATAGGAGTGAGTTTTCTTCGTATATTGTAGGACTATTGGCATTGCATGTTATGAATACGCCAAATTTAtgcattataatattatttttgtttattattgacatggttttaattatttttataatatatacgtcattaaatatatattatgtgtGTTGCTACAGTATTCCGGTTGGACCAGTTGAACCGTAAACAAGTAGCTACGCCGGTTCGTTcaccggtccggtttttaaaacattggtcgCAATTGAAGAGGTAGGTGACAACTAACACCAAAATTAAAAAGAGACATCACACACGCAAATCTGCAATTAAGTGTTTCAATATATGGGTAATTAattctataataaaaatataacttcATTGCAGTGGAAAGTGGAAACCTATACTTCAagtatttaatcaataaagtttGAGATGTAAAATCTACTTTCAATCGTGAAAGTCAAAACACattcaataaattaattatattttgaaaaaaatggaatTTGAACTGCGGCGAGCCGGCGATGCACTCGTCCTGTAATATTTctgtattataaatatgtttattttCATTAGGAAAATTGATAGCTTCGCCATATTTGCAACCTGGAAAAGAGGATCATAGCAATAGACAGCTCTTTCTAGCAGAAAATGAAACTGGAAAAGATCAATGATAAAACACAGTCTTATTTCCACCACACATCATGATGAGCAGATCCACAACATCCATACACGTTCGTCGTCGTTTCTAACAACATAGACATTATTATTTGCAAGGAGCATTCTAAGATAACTGCTTAATTCCTACAAAAAGTAGTCAGAGGAGCAATACCAGCAGATTCTACAATGTAGGTGGATTAGAGACATGCTTATGCGTTAACTTTTGGCGCCCAGCCTGCAATGACATGTTCCTTTGCAGCCTGTGTTTTCTTGAAAGACTCCTGAGAATACAGCAGCTGTCGTGGGGATGGAGAGGGACACATTAGATATGGTTTTATGTGCATTGACTAAGAATTCTTGATCATTACATTTCAGCACGACTTTGAAGAGTACCCACCAATACTTGGTGTATGCAACATATTGAGGCTCGTGTAGCAAGTAGGCGTCAGCACACGTTTGAAGTGACACAAAATGTTTCAAGAACTTCCACAGAAAAACAATTATTGACAATTTAAAGGGCAATGCTGAGGTGAAGAATAAGTTCAATCTTAAAATGAGACACATTTACCTTACCAAAGGAGTATAAGTGAAATAGCAAGACGAGTTTCAGTTGGTGTATCATACGTTTCATACCAATTTCACAGACCACATAAGCTCCATGAATTAATGATTTTGCACTGTATTATAACTTGAAGCAATATCTTGAGAACCAATATAAGTTGCCAGACAAGAACACGTTTTGAACATCAATCCAGATAGCACAAAAGAAGACGAAACCAAAAATAACAGATATAGTAAATAACATAAGAAAAATACCTCCTTGTATTTATGCACATGAGTCAAGCTTTGGGGAATAGTCCAACCCTTGAAATGGCCAAGTGCCACATCAAGATGGTAAAGCTTCGGTGCCAAACTCAAATCAACAGCACAAATGTCGCCTCCATTGACATACGGTCCCTGAGTAGCAAAGACGAGCAATTCCAGTTATATTTACCATCTCATACTTATAATTCCATCCTAAACTATTGAATCCTTAACACGTTAACTAATTTACCACCTTAGTTTTCAGGTGCTCATCCAGCGCCTTCAGTTCATCAAGCAGAGCTTGTTCTGTTCCATCACTGGCATCCTTGCTCAACAGGAATTTGACAAAGGTAGGAAATATCTTGGAGCCCCTACAAATACATAAAGGGAAAAAAGGTCAATTTGCAGAAGCCTAAATCCATTTCTCATGTAGCATAGAAGCTCAAAATGAACattcacacactcacacacaaaGACTATTCTCAAGGGAAGAGAAGTTGAGTCAATATAAAATTCAAAGCCTAGACATTGCATCCAAGCACAACTCAAAAAACAAGATTCAACCACAAAATTATATGCAAACATCATACTCTTATATTCCATGAGCAGCCAATTGTAAATTTACATCCACGAAATTTGCTCAATGATAACTCAGATACATATGAACATGAGAATGAAATGGAAAGGGGAAATTTTTGGACCTAGAAGCTTCAAAATGGACATTCACACACAAAAGTGCACACACTGTTTTGAAGCTTCAAAAATGGCCAATTTTTAGTAGCATAAATCTATTTCTCAGATTGACAGAGAAGCTTCAAAATGAACATTTGCGAATGgatgcacacacacacacacacactgttTTGAACTGATTCAAAAAGCCTATTCTCATGGAAAGAAAAGTTTAGTTACTACATTACATCATAGCCTAGAAGAACAGCTAAGAACACGATCCAGCTACAAATTAGATCCATGCATCATATTTCCATTCCATCAATAGCCAATTTTACAGTATATTCCATGAAAAATGCTAGATGATAACTCATAAACATACGAGCATTAGCATGAAATTGAAAAAGGGGGGAAATGCATACACTGAGGAGACTTCAGGAGGAGCAGAGAGAGACGGATTTGGGTATTTCTCCTCCAATTTACCAACGATTACATCAGAATCAGAAATCCACTCTCCATCACCAAACTTGATAACCGGCACCTTCCCTTCTGGATTCACTTCCAGAAACCTTACAACACACCATCGGGAAAAACTAGTTAAGCCTAGACAGAAACCCTAAATTAAGCTGCGTTTTGAGCAAATTACCACTGGGGCTTGGCGTCAAAGCTGATCAAGTGCTGCTTGTACTCAATTCCCTTCTCTTTCAAGGTCAGCAAAACCCTCTGGCAAAATGGGCCTAAAATGGCAAAGCAGTTCATTACGAAAAAATCTCACTTTACAAGAAcacgtgtgtgtgtgtttgcTGCGTGAAATGAAGAATGTAGAGAAAATCGGTGAAATTACAGTCTCCGAGAATGCCGGGGGCGCCAGCGGCAGCCTTGACGCAGATCTCAACAGCCATTGGTAGCAGATGTTTGTGTAAATCTGTagcagagagagagaagaatcgAGAATGGAGTGAGTTGcagagtgagagagagtgatGAAGATTCCTCTGCctaaataaaagtgaaataatatAATGGCTACGCATCTCATCTCATGCATTTCTCCTGATacaaagaaataaagtaaaaaagtaaGGTGAgaaaaaaagtgtaaaaaagTAAGGTGacaaaaaaaagagtaaagccTAGTATTGAACATATGcttattttacgattttggtctaaactttatcttttgaatttttgcatcctgaacttTTCAAATCGAATCACAATTGATCCTGGATTAACTAttccgttagtttttaacgatcAACGGGTCTAATCCCGGTTTTGACCAAATTAGAcgttaattatgatttttttacaccttaattattttcttaatta
This sequence is a window from Salvia splendens isolate huo1 chromosome 14, SspV2, whole genome shotgun sequence. Protein-coding genes within it:
- the LOC121763473 gene encoding glutathione S-transferase DHAR2-like, with amino-acid sequence MAVEICVKAAAGAPGILGDCPFCQRVLLTLKEKGIEYKQHLISFDAKPQWFLEVNPEGKVPVIKFGDGEWISDSDVIVGKLEEKYPNPSLSAPPEVSSVGSKIFPTFVKFLLSKDASDGTEQALLDELKALDEHLKTKGPYVNGGDICAVDLSLAPKLYHLDVALGHFKGWTIPQSLTHVHKYKELLYSQESFKKTQAAKEHVIAGWAPKVNA